The following is a genomic window from Vicinamibacterales bacterium.
CCCTAGCCGTTCGCAAAGGAGCACCGTTTACACGTCGTGAGGTGACACAACATCTCGAAGAGCGTCGTATTAGCACGCGGTTACTGTTTGGCGGAAACCTCGTCCGTCAGCCTGCCTATCTTAACGTTCCGCACCGCACCGTAGGTAAGTTACCCAACGCCGATTTTGTTATGGAGAATGTCTTTTGGATCGGGGTATATCCCGGCTTGGGGCGGCAGGCTATTGAGTTCATCCTCGAGACCTTTCATCAGTTGAAGGAATAAGGGTATGCGCTGTCTAGTTACGGGAGCGTCGGGCCACCTGGGTTCGTATCTGACAAGGCGTCTACTAGGGGCGGGTCATACAGTTGCGGTGGTTGTGCGACCGCAGAGCGACCTATGGCGTCTTGCGGATGTAATCGCTGACACAACGGTTATCCGCAGTCAGCTTGAAGACATTGACCAAATGGAATCGGCACTAATGGCCGCCGCTCCAGAGGTGGTGTTTCATCTTGCTTGGCAGGGTGTCACCAGTAAGTTCAGAAATGATCTTCACCAAATTGAAAATAATCTTCTGGGTAGCGTCCGCCTGCTGGAAATTGTCCAACAGGCAGGTTGCAAGTGTTGGGTAGGTCTCGGTTCCCAAGCGGAGTATGGGGTGTACGAGGGGGTGATTCGCGAAGATCTGCCGCTCCAGCCCAGGACCTTATATGGTGCAACCAAGCTCTGCGTTGGCTTTCTTACGCGACAACTTTGTGACCTAGCCGGTACGCGTTATGTGTGGCTTCGGGTACTGGCGGCCTATGGGCCGAA
Proteins encoded in this region:
- a CDS encoding NAD(P)-dependent oxidoreductase; translated protein: MRCLVTGASGHLGSYLTRRLLGAGHTVAVVVRPQSDLWRLADVIADTTVIRSQLEDIDQMESALMAAAPEVVFHLAWQGVTSKFRNDLHQIENNLLGSVRLLEIVQQAGCKCWVGLGSQAEYGVYEGVIREDLPLQPRTLYGATKLCVGFLTRQLCDLAGTRYVWLRVLAAYGPKDDPVHLIPAVILKLLAGEKPALTPGEQRWDYLYVEDVAEAACEVIQQPRLQGIYNLGSGQAHTVRDIVTRIRDMIDTGLPLGIGEIPYGPNQIMRLQGEGLSSPFCRETGWKPKVGLDEGLQQTVDWFRANRQRYGL